One window of Trichomycterus rosablanca isolate fTriRos1 chromosome 2, fTriRos1.hap1, whole genome shotgun sequence genomic DNA carries:
- the LOC134306115 gene encoding hemoglobin subunit beta-like encodes MVQWTDFERATIQDVFSKIDYSSVGHQALARCLVVYPWTQRYFGNFGNLYNAAAIVGNPKVAAHGLTVLRGLEKAVNNMDNIKATYADLSVLHSEKLHVDPDNFRLLADCITIVVGSTMGASFTAEVQAALQKFLAVVIAALGKQYQ; translated from the exons ATGGTTCAGTGGACAGATTTTGAGCGCGCTACCATTCAGGACGTCTTCTCCAAGATCGATTACAGTTCTGTGGGGCATCAAGCACTGGCAAG GTGTCTTGTGGTGTACCCATGGACTCAGAGGTACTTCGGTAACTTTGGAAACTTGTACAACGCCGCTGCAATCGTGGGAAACCCCAAGGTTGCTGCGCACGGTCTGACTGTACTTCGTGGTTTAGAGAAGGCTGTGAATAACATGGATAACATAAAGGCCACATACGCGGACTTAAGCGTGCTGCACTCTGAGAAACTCCATGTGGATCCTGACAACTTTAGA CTCTTGGCTGACTGCATTACTATCGTCGTTGGCTCTACCATGGGCGCTAGCTTCACAGCTGAAGTACAGGCAGCTCTGCAGAAGTTCTTGGCTGTTGTAATCGCCGCTCTCGGAAAACAGTACCAGTAG